Proteins from one Leptodactylus fuscus isolate aLepFus1 unplaced genomic scaffold, aLepFus1.hap2 HAP2_SCAFFOLD_145, whole genome shotgun sequence genomic window:
- the LOC142187223 gene encoding complexin-3-like has product MASVTKMLFAGPVKSISCCTSGGAPQERWPQPESRPNIIRRWSSDDQQRRVLQPDTRNTLYAQQKAERALMREHFREKYHLAKNTHDQQQVKATGGNIRLSRELRVVVRQEQTDTQAYSIADLLADLKKSAPSTAGPLQPGARCLVM; this is encoded by the exons ATGGCCTCTGTTACTAAGATGCTATTTGCAGGGCCAGTGAAAAGTATATCCTGCTGTACATCTGGAGGGGCCCCGCAGGAACGGTGGCCTCAGCCAGAGTCCAGACCAAACATCATAAGAAGATGGAGCTCAGACGACCAGCAACGAAGAGTTCTGCAGCCAGACAC GAGGAACACGCTGTATGCACAGCAGAAAGCAGAGAGGGCGCTGATGAGGGAGCACTTCCGAGAGAAATACCATCTGGCTAAA AACACCCACGACCAACAGCAAGTGAAAGCGACCGGAGGAAACATCCGCCTCTCACGGGAGCTGCGAGTCGTAGTGCGACAGGAGCAGACAGACACCCAGGCCTACTCCATTGCAGATTTACTAGCTGACCTAAAGAAAAGCGCCCCCAGTACAGCAGGGCCACTACAACCAGGGGCCCGCTGCCTTGTCATGTGA